In the genome of Pyrobaculum islandicum DSM 4184, the window AGTGCCGAGATTTGGAGATAGAGAGGCCGCAGTTAAAAAAGCCGTATATGAAGCTCTACTCAATGTACTTGGCGACGTGCCTGACGTAGACTTCTATAAAGAGGCAAGAGAAATGCTTGAAAAGACTAGGCCATTTGTCGTAATGTTTCTCGGGCCCAATGGCTATGGAAAAACCACTACGTTGGCAAAATTGGCATTTCACCTACAGGAAATGGGGTTTAGAGTTGTAGCCGCTGCCGCCGATACGTTTAGAGCAGGAGCAAGAGAACAATTAGAGGAGCATGGAAGGAGAGTTGGATTTAGAGTTGTGGGAGGCGCCTACGGCTCTGACCCCGCTGCAGTTGCTTACGACGCCATTCAACACGCTAAATCCAGGGGGTACCACTTTGTACTTATAGATACTGCAGGGCGTATGCACACTGATACAAACCTAATGGATGAGCTTAGAAAAATACAGCGCGTGGCAGAGCCCCACCGCTCAATTTTTGTATTTGACGCACAGTTAGGCAACGAGGCATTAGAAATAGCTAAATATTACTCTAAATATGTCAATATAGATGGTATGATAGCTACTAAGGTAGATGCATATCCAAAAGGCGGCTCTATTCTTACCTTTATATATGTATTGAAGAGGCCAGTATATTTCCTAGGCGTTGGCCAAACTTACAGAGACTTGGTAAAGTTTTCCAAAGCAGAGTATATAAGTCAGCTATTAGCCTTAACCTAACCTCCTAGTTCTCTCAGCGTTTAGCTCTTCCAAGAGTTTGTATTTCTACAAGGTAGCTGTAAGCGAGGGTATTATACTTGTTGCCGTGTGTTACCCGAGACACAAACGACTTTTACAACCGAAAGTCTTGCCTCTAGGACAGACTTTTAATCTCGACAATCAACATAGGAAGGTGAGGAAAAAAGACTCAAACATCGGCGTTGCGTACAGCAAGACGAGTCAACTAACCCCTCAGATCGCCCCAGCGGGAAGACGCCCCCGCCGAGATACCTGCCCATAACCCCGTCGGAAGTGGCGTAAAGCGGGGCTGCCCCATGAGACGCTGAAGGAGGGCCGCTTGACCCCATGACCAATGACCCCATGTCAGAGGTGGCCTAATTACTAATGAAGGCGTTGGCGAGGAGAAACCTCGCCCTCTAAGACAGGAGCGCAGTCAGAAATGCCGTGTCTCTACAGCGGCAAGCTTTTATAATATTACGAATTATAGCATGTGTCGTCGTTACAAGAGAAGATAGCAAATATCTGGAGAGATATTAAGTGGGTTATTTCTACGGCAACAAAACCCGATGAAGAGGAGTTTAAACTTACAGCGAGATTTTTGGTTCTTCTAGCATTTGTCGCCGGGGCGTTTCAGTTAGTCTTTCACTTAGCTGGCGTTTATATCAACAGCGCTGTTTACAAACAAACAGTTCCAACATTAGGCGATCCTATAAAAGAGACTGTTACCGCGCTTGTGTCTATAGGGGTGATCTTAGTAGGGCTGATATATCTCATGGCTAAGTTGAGGTGATGTCGCAAGAGAGGTGCCCTGTTTATAGCGTCAGCGCCGTTTCACGGCAAGAGTACAACATAGTGATAGTATTAAAGATGCGCATAGAGTCTAACAAAATTCCAATATATTCTATTGTGGTACCCCCCGAGCCTTTTGGGATTTTATTTATAGAGGGCGAGTCTCTTCCCGCAGTCAGCCGTGCCATCTACGGTGTGAAACATATCAAAGGAATTATGAGGGGAGTGACAAATGTAGAAGAGGTATTAAGGGTGGTAAGGCCTACAAAACCCGCCGTTGAAATAGATATAAACGACGAGGTAGAAATTATCGCAGATGTATTAAAGGGGAGTAGGGGGAGGGTTACCTTTGTAGACAGAGAAAAGGGAATTGTGCGCGTAGAGCTTCTAGACAGCGCCTTCCCCATGCCCCTAGATCTCAGAATTAACGAAGTGAAGTTAGTAAAGAAGGCGTCACAAGGATAAAGCTTTAATACTAAGCCCTTTGAGAGGCCGATGTCTAAACGCGTTATAACTGTGCCGTTACAAGGCGGTAAAGTTGCTGTAAATCCACAGTTTCAAGACTCACTTAAACAGATAGGCCTTGACCCAAACGCCGTTGTTCAAAAAATACAAGAAGAGTTGAAGAGATACAGCAAATACCCTATCCAGAAGGTAGAGTTAGAGGTCTTTTCGCCGTCTAGATACGAGGTTAAGATATATCTTCCGCCAATAGGCGACTTATTCTTAAAAATACTTGGAAAAGACACCGGCGCTCACGACTCCAGAAATGAAGTTATTGGAAACTTGTCATTTGACCAGCTTGTCGAAATTGCAATATTTAAGAAAGACGAGCTTAAATCTAAGAGTCTAAAATCGGCGATAAAACAACTACTTAGTACATGTAAGGCAATGGGAATTACAGTAGATGGGAAACCGGCTGGCGAAGTTATTAAGGAAGTAGACGCAGGGAAATACGACGAAATAATTAATAAATTTGAAAAACTGTGGTCGCAATGAGCGCCGTAATTAATAAAGAGGTTCTACTTTCAAAGATTAAAGAGGCGTTGAGAAACGGAAAGCCGAGAAGGTTTAGACAGAGCGTAGAGCTTATTGTAGTATTAAGAGATGTGGATTTGAACAAGCCTGAGAATCGTATAAATCTATTGGTTGAGCTCCCCCATCCACCTAAGCCTAACAAAGTAGCTGCCTTTGCGCATGGCGCATTTGAAACACAAGCTAAAAATGCCGGCGTAGACGCGATAATTACAAGAGATCAAATAGAGTCTTTAGCTGGGAATAAGAGAGCTATTAGAAAACTTGCAAAACAATACGACTTCTTTATAGCTCCGCCTGATCTAATGCCTTTGCTAGGCAGAGTGATAGGTCCCATATTTGGCCCCAGAGGCAAAATGCCGGAGGTCGCACCGCCTAATGTAGACATAAAAGCGCTTGTAGAAAGACTAAAGCGGTCTGTAAGAGTTAGGCTTAGAAACGAGGCCGTGGTAAAAGTCAGAGTTGGATCTGAGACCCAGAAGCCTGAAGAGATTTTAGAAAATATCCTTGTAATACTTGAGGAACTCAATAGGAGGTTCCCACTACGCCAACACTTAAGGGGGATCTATATCAAAAAGACAATGGGGCCTCCCGTAGTCGCTAGGGCTCTGGAGGTTTTAGTTCGCTAAATTATTTAAATACAGCAAGTTCTTCGTTTTGATGCTCGCCATAGGCAAGAGGAGATATGTAAGAACTAAGCCATATCCACGGCGTAAGGTTAAAATAGTAGAAGAGGCCATAGATTTATTAAAACGCTATCAATATATCTTTCTATTTGACCTACACGGGCTTTCTGCCAGAATTCTACACGAATACAGATATAGGTTAAGACCATATGGTCAGATTAAGATTATAAAGCCTACGTTATTTAAAATCGCGTTTACTAAAGCCTACGGAGGTGTGCCAATAGATATCGCAGAAAAAGTCCGGGGCGAAATAGGCTTCTTTTTCACAAATGCCAACCCTGCAGAGGTTATTAAAATAATCGCTGAAAATAGCGTTAGAAGAGCCGCCAAGCCTGGAGACAAAGCGCCTTTTGATATAGTCGTCCCAGCAGGTCCTACAAACGCATCGCCAGGCCCTATAATTTCTAAATTCGGCAAATTGAAAATCCCCACTAGAGTTCAAGAAGGTAAGATCTGGATTGTAAAAGATACTGTAGTTGCCAAAGCCGGTCAAGAGATTACGCCAGAAATAGCTGAGGTTCTCAGAGTAGTTGGGATAGAGCCTATATTTGAACAACTAAGGCTTATAGGCGTTATTTGGAAGGGCAAGAGATTTGTAGAAATAGCCGAGCTTGCCGTAGACGTCGGTAAGTACAAAGAGCTATTTGAAGCCGCAGCTGTTTATGCAAAGAATTTAGCGCTTAACATAGTCTACCCAACTAGAGAGGTATTGCAAATAGTTATACCGGCGGCTCATATGAGGGCAGTTGCTCTTGCAGCTAGACTCGGCGTAGTGACTAGAGAGACGTTACCAATGTTATTAAGCAGAGCAATTGCAGAGGCTAACTCCTTGGCGGCTTTAGTTGCATCTAAGGCACCGGAACTCGGTCTATCTGTGTCAACAGTGCCACAACCTACGTCACAACAACCGATACAACCTACTGAAACTCCAAAAGAGAGCGCCGAGGAGAAAAAGGAGGGACCTAGCGAGGAGGAAATCGCGGGATCTTTGGCGTCTCTCTTTTAAATGGTAAAGGTTTTTGCACCCGGCGTTGTAAAATTATTTGGAGAACACGCCGTTGTATACGGCAAGCCGGCTATAGCAACTACAATTGACAGAGGAGTTTTCATAGAGTGTGAAAAAAGCGACCGTCTCATTATCGAGTCAATAGGCACGCCATCTACGCTTGTGTACCTCCCAGAAGAGGGGCGTTTAGAGGCTTTAGGCGCAGAACGTTTTTTTGCATATGTAAATACCGCTCTTAAAATTGCTAGAGAAAGATGGGGCAAGCTTAAGGCTAGGTTTTCTATAAAAAGCGAACTTCCGCCTAGCATAGGCGCTGCGACATCAGCCGCCGTTTCTGTAGGCATTTTAAAAGCATACTCTTTATGCGCCAACGTTGAAGTTAGTAAAGAGGAACTCGCCAAGCTTGGACATCAAGTGGAGCTTAATGTACAGGGAATTGCATCGCCTATGGACACTACCGCTGTGGCGATAGGGGGGGTTTTAAAAATCTGGGCTCACCCCTTTCGAGTTGAAAAACTAGACGTGTCTCTTCCACAGTTTTACATAGTGGTACTCCCCCGCAGAGGCACAACTGGCGAAATTGTAGCTGACGTAAAAGCTCTATTGGATAGACGGCGTTCTGCACAATCTGTAATTAATGCAATAGGCGAGGTGGTGGAGGAGGCAGAGGGGTGTTTAAGACGCGGCGATTTAAATTGTGTCGGAGAGTTAATGATTTTAAACAATTGGCTACTGGGAGCTCTTGGAGTTGTAGACAACAGAGTGATGACGCTCTTAGATTTACTTAAGACGTTTGTCTATGGCGGAAAAATTAGTGGAGCTGGCAGAGGCGGCGTGGTGTTAATACTACCTAAAGACGAGACCGTAGTAGAGAAAATACTTTCGGCAACCGGCTATACATATTTCAAGGTCTCTATTTCTAAGACAGGGGTGGTTGCCATATGACTCAGATAGTGGGCCTCCTTGGGCTACTTCTAATTGCTTCGGCTTGGGCTGTCAATATAGCTCGCAAAAGCCCTCCCCCTCCGCTTGATCTCACCCTCTTGTATCTCCTGGGGAGTGTCGTACTTACGGTTTATGCATTAATACTTGGCGACATTATCTTCACAGTACTAAATGCTGTATCTAGTATGCTCTCCCTTATTAATCTCCTACGGGCACTACGTATTAAAAACCAAGGCTAAACACATATATGGCACAAAGACCTAAGATAGGAGCTAAGGCGTATCACCTCTTGTTGGCGCCTGGCGAAGTCCCGCGGTATGTACTTCTGCCGGGAGACCCAGGGAGAGTGCCGCTTATTGCAAAATATTGGGATAACGCCAGAGAGGTTGCAAAAAATAGAGAGTTTGTTACATGGGTGGGTACATATAGGGGCGTTCAAATTGGAGCCACTTCTACTGGAATAGGCTCTGGCTCTACCGCAATTGCTATCGAAGAGTTATTATACGCCGGCGCAGACACCTTTATTAGAGTGGGGACTACAGGCGCCTTACGGAGAGAAATAAAACTAGGCGACGTGATAATTGGAGCCGCCGCAGTACGTTTTGATGGAGCTTCAAAATGGTATGCGCCGCCGGAGTATCCGGCTGTTGCCCATTGGTTAGTAGTAAAGGCGCTGATAGAGGCGGCGGAAGCTCTAAAAGTTAGATATCACGTCGGCATTGTAGCATCTACAGATTCGTTCTACGTTGGCCAAGAACGGCCTGGGTATGGCGGTTTTATGCCGCCGTGGGCAAAAGGGCTTATAGAAACTCTGAGAGCTCTCAGAGTACTATCTTTTGAAATGGAAAGCGCAACTATATACACCCTCTCCTCTATCTATGGCGCAAGAGCCGGCGGAGTTTACGCAGTAATTGCAAATAGAGAGACAGACGAATTTTCTCCAGAAGTCGGCGTTGAGGAGGCTGTAAGAGTCGCAAATGAGGCCGTGAGGATATTAGCTGAGTATGATAATAAAGGTAGTTCAAATACGTGACACAGCAATTATAGAGCTTAGCCTGCCGCCTTGT includes:
- a CDS encoding 50S ribosomal protein L1, coding for MSAVINKEVLLSKIKEALRNGKPRRFRQSVELIVVLRDVDLNKPENRINLLVELPHPPKPNKVAAFAHGAFETQAKNAGVDAIITRDQIESLAGNKRAIRKLAKQYDFFIAPPDLMPLLGRVIGPIFGPRGKMPEVAPPNVDIKALVERLKRSVRVRLRNEAVVKVRVGSETQKPEEILENILVILEELNRRFPLRQHLRGIYIKKTMGPPVVARALEVLVR
- a CDS encoding transcription elongation factor Spt5, with the translated sequence MSQERCPVYSVSAVSRQEYNIVIVLKMRIESNKIPIYSIVVPPEPFGILFIEGESLPAVSRAIYGVKHIKGIMRGVTNVEEVLRVVRPTKPAVEIDINDEVEIIADVLKGSRGRVTFVDREKGIVRVELLDSAFPMPLDLRINEVKLVKKASQG
- the ftsY gene encoding signal recognition particle-docking protein FtsY; its protein translation is MFEKLKKTFSKFVESVVSVVKEEKLDERDAEKLLSDLYFDLVDSDVAVDVADAVVEELKKRLVGIKVPRFGDREAAVKKAVYEALLNVLGDVPDVDFYKEAREMLEKTRPFVVMFLGPNGYGKTTTLAKLAFHLQEMGFRVVAAAADTFRAGAREQLEEHGRRVGFRVVGGAYGSDPAAVAYDAIQHAKSRGYHFVLIDTAGRMHTDTNLMDELRKIQRVAEPHRSIFVFDAQLGNEALEIAKYYSKYVNIDGMIATKVDAYPKGGSILTFIYVLKRPVYFLGVGQTYRDLVKFSKAEYISQLLALT
- the udp gene encoding uridine phosphorylase — its product is MAQRPKIGAKAYHLLLAPGEVPRYVLLPGDPGRVPLIAKYWDNAREVAKNREFVTWVGTYRGVQIGATSTGIGSGSTAIAIEELLYAGADTFIRVGTTGALRREIKLGDVIIGAAAVRFDGASKWYAPPEYPAVAHWLVVKALIEAAEALKVRYHVGIVASTDSFYVGQERPGYGGFMPPWAKGLIETLRALRVLSFEMESATIYTLSSIYGARAGGVYAVIANRETDEFSPEVGVEEAVRVANEAVRILAEYDNKGSSNT
- a CDS encoding 50S ribosomal protein L11, which codes for MSKRVITVPLQGGKVAVNPQFQDSLKQIGLDPNAVVQKIQEELKRYSKYPIQKVELEVFSPSRYEVKIYLPPIGDLFLKILGKDTGAHDSRNEVIGNLSFDQLVEIAIFKKDELKSKSLKSAIKQLLSTCKAMGITVDGKPAGEVIKEVDAGKYDEIINKFEKLWSQ
- a CDS encoding 50S ribosomal protein L10 — encoded protein: MLAIGKRRYVRTKPYPRRKVKIVEEAIDLLKRYQYIFLFDLHGLSARILHEYRYRLRPYGQIKIIKPTLFKIAFTKAYGGVPIDIAEKVRGEIGFFFTNANPAEVIKIIAENSVRRAAKPGDKAPFDIVVPAGPTNASPGPIISKFGKLKIPTRVQEGKIWIVKDTVVAKAGQEITPEIAEVLRVVGIEPIFEQLRLIGVIWKGKRFVEIAELAVDVGKYKELFEAAAVYAKNLALNIVYPTREVLQIVIPAAHMRAVALAARLGVVTRETLPMLLSRAIAEANSLAALVASKAPELGLSVSTVPQPTSQQPIQPTETPKESAEEKKEGPSEEEIAGSLASLF
- the mvk gene encoding mevalonate kinase, which produces MVKVFAPGVVKLFGEHAVVYGKPAIATTIDRGVFIECEKSDRLIIESIGTPSTLVYLPEEGRLEALGAERFFAYVNTALKIARERWGKLKARFSIKSELPPSIGAATSAAVSVGILKAYSLCANVEVSKEELAKLGHQVELNVQGIASPMDTTAVAIGGVLKIWAHPFRVEKLDVSLPQFYIVVLPRRGTTGEIVADVKALLDRRRSAQSVINAIGEVVEEAEGCLRRGDLNCVGELMILNNWLLGALGVVDNRVMTLLDLLKTFVYGGKISGAGRGGVVLILPKDETVVEKILSATGYTYFKVSISKTGVVAI